One Streptomyces formicae genomic window, GCGTGAGGGTCTGACTGCCGTCCGCGTCCTTGGCGAGCATGCGGTCGCCGTCTGCGTCGTAGAGGTAACCGGTCTTCTTCCCGCCCTCGGTCAAGGTCGCGAGGTGCCCCTCGTCGTCCCAGGTGAGGTCCTGGACGCGGTCGCCGATGGTGCGCTTGGTGGTGTTGCCCGCCTCGTCGTATTTGAAGGCGCTCTTCTGCCCATCATCCGGGCCGCCCTTGACGGTGGTCTCCTTCACCGCGTGCGGCAGGCCGGTCTTGGGCTCGGGCTGCGTGTACGTGGTGGTGGCGCCGGAGTTGTGGTCGGTCTGCTCGGTGCGGTTGCCGATGGCGTCGTACGCGAAGGACTGCCAGTAGGCGTCGGGGCCGCCGACCGTACTCGTCGAAGGGCCACTGGCACAGTCGCTCTTGGCGGTCCACGCTTCGGAGAGCTGCCCCAGGGCGTCGTTGCTGAAGCACTGGGTGTCGGTGGACTTGCCCTCGCCCTGTCCGCTGGCGGTGGTGATGCCGGTGACGTTGCCCGCCGGGTCGTACGCGTAGGTGGTGTCGTCGATGCGCTGGGGGGTGGTGTCGCGGTCGGTCGTCTGCCGGGACAGGAGCCCGGTGTGCTCGTCGTAGACCTCGGTCTTGTAGACCTTCTTGCCCAGGGTGCCGAACTCGGTGCGCGCCGGGCGCGAGAACACGTCGTGCGAGGTGGAGTTGACCAGGGTGATGGAGCCCGCCGTGGTCTTCTGCGGGAGGTTGCCCTCGCCGTAGACGGTGGTCTGCCGCTCGCCGGGAAGGTCGCCGACCGCCGGATGCTTGATCCATTCCTGCTGACCGGTGTAGTCGTTGTAGCCGAACGTCCAGGTGTACGTGCCCGCGGTCGCGCCTGCGGCATCGGGAACCGTGAAGGTGCTGGACAGAGGCTGGTACAGATCGTTGTAGGAGCCGGTCGCCGAGCTGTACTCCTTGCCGTCGACGTAGCGGATCTCGGCGGTGGGCTGTCCCTTGGCGACGGTGTCGTAGGTCCACTTCGCCAGGAGCGTGTCGCCCTTGGCCAGTTTGGTCTTGCGGCCCAGGTCGTCGTAGCCGGTGGTCAGCGTGACGCCGCGCTCGTCCGTGGTGGAGGTGGTCCGGCCGAGCTTGTCATAGCTCGTCTTGACGAGCCCCTTGTCCGGGTCGTCGCTCTCGATCTGCTGGCCGCGCCCGTCGAAGGAGTACGTCCAGGTGTTGCCCGCCGGATCGGTGACCTTCTCGGGCTCGTCGAACCTGCCGTACTCGTAGCGGGTCTTCTGTGACGTGGTGCGTTCGGCGTCGGTGTACTGCAGGCGCTCGGTCGTGCGCCCATGGGCGTCGGTCACCGTGGTGGTGGCGGTGCCGCCCTTGGGCGGTACGACCGTGGTCCGGTCGCCCCCGTAGAGCGTCTTGGTGCGCCACTTCTCGTCCCCGAACTTGCGGGATATCGCATCGGTGACCCGGCCCATGCTGTCGTAGAGGTTCTCCGTCGCGGCGGGCACCTTGTTGACCACACCCCTGACCAGGGCGGCGGACGGGGCGCCCTCGGCGTAGTAGGGCGCGTAGGTCTTCCACGCGAAGCCTCGGCTGTCGTACAGCGTCTCGGTGACCACGCGGTTCTTCGTGCCGATGGCCGGGGCCTGGGTCTCGCGCCCGCGCAGCAGCCCGTCGTAGAGCTGATAGCTCGTGGCGTACGAGCCGTCGTACTGCAGGGTCTTGGTGGACACCGCGTTCGCCGCGGACTTGGAGATGGTGTAGCCGTACTCGACCGAGGGCCGGGTCGCGTGGTCCGTCTTCGACCAGCCGGGATTCCACACCTTCAGCACGCGGCCAAGCCCGTCGTGGACGGCATCGGTTCGCTTGGTGTTGGCGTCGACGGTGGCGGTGGCCACGCCACGGGCCGGATCGTACTCCGTGGTGGTGGTGTGGCCGAGGCTGTTGGTGACGGTCGCCGACTTCGGTGCCTCGATGGTTTTCGGGTTGTACGTGGTGGTGCTGGTCTTGACGCCGTTCGCGTCGGTCTCCGTCAGCTCGCGGCCGTGCTGGTCGTAGCCGTGGGCGGCGGTGGTCAGATAGCCGGTGCCCTTGTCGTTCTGCTCGTCCAGGCGTGTCACGTCACCCTTGGTGGGCGGGGTGTCCAGGCTGGTCGCGTCGTCGTAGTAGTGCCGTTCGGTGGAGATCAGGTCGGCGGGCAGCGACGGTGTCCTGTCGCAGGCCACGTCGACCTTCTTGACCTCCTTGACCAGGGTGAGGAGGTTGTCCTCCGCGTTGCGGGCGTAGCTGGTGGTGGTGCACTCCTCGTCGCCGCTCCTGGCCAGGTCGCCGAGGTCGGACTCGGTGAGGGGCAGACCGTACTCGTCGAAGGTGCGCTCGGTCCTGGTGGTGCGCCAGCCGTCGCCGACGGCGGTACGGGTCTGCTCGCTCTTGCTGCCGGTGGCGTACGCCATGAGGTCGGGCAGGTCGCCGCGCGCGTCGGTGGCGGTGGCCGCGCCGTGCCAGGGTTCGAAGCTGGTGGCGGTCTCCAGCTTGCCCCCGTCGCCGTTGTAGGTGGCTTCCTCGCGGGTCATGCCCGCGAACGCCTGGTGGTCGGTGACCGTGTCGTTCTGGTGGTCGGTGACCTTGGCGCCGTCGATGCCGCGGAAGTAGCGGTACTCCTTGAGGGTCTGCTTGTCGGACGCGGGTGCGCCGGTGCGGACCTGGACGCGGCCGTAGCCCTTGCGGTCGCCGTAGGTGAGGTGCTTGGCCTTGGTGAACTCGTCCTCCTCCTTGGCCCAGGCCATGCCGTCGAGATAGGTGTAGTCGGTCTCCTTGGCAGGCGCGTCGCCGGTGTTGTCGGCCTCCAGCACCTGGGTGGCCACGTAGGTGTGGAACCAATCGAGGTAGGGCTCGTAGTCCGCGGCGGGGGCGTCGGGCGGTGACCACTTCACCGGGTAGCAGCGGCGCTTGTTCGCCGACGGTGAGGGGACATCCCCGGCCTTGCAGTCCTGGTCGGAGTAGGTGACGCCAATGGTCCCGCCGGATTCGGTGTCGATGCCGTAGACGCGCCAGCGCACCATGGGGGGCACCGGGTCGGGCTTGCCGCCGGTGGTGGCGCCCTCGACGCGGTTGGCGAGCGGCTGGCCCTTGAAGGTGACGGCGGGCAGTGTCACGTCGCCGGTGCCGGTGTGGCCGGTGCGGGTGATAGAGGAGAGCCACAGGGCCGGGTCGGTGCCGTCACCCGTGGCGGGAAACTGGTGGGCCAGGGTCCAGGAGTCGACGGGCTTGTAGGCGCCGTCGGTCAGGACCGAGGTGGAGATCTTCGTGAGGCGCTTGCGGGTCCAGAACGAGGGGGAGTAGCGGTCCTTGCACTTCTCGTCCGCCTTGCAGTAGCGGTCGAAGGGCACGTCGGGCCAGTTCTTGGCGTGGTCCTTGTCGAAGGTTCCGCAGTCGGTCAGGCAGCGTTCCGAGACGCTGAAGTCGACCTTGGCCGCAGCCTTCCGGCCGTACATGGTGTCCGAGCGCAGGCCGTACTCGACCCGGTCCAGGTAGCCGCCCCGGTCGTACGAAGTGGCGGTGGAATCACCGGTGTTGGGGTTGACGTTGCGGCCGTAGTGGTTGGTCTCGGTGTTCCAGTAGTAGGCCATCGCGTCGCCGTGCGGGTCCACGACGTAGTCGAGGTTCCACCGCCAGGCCTGCTGGCACCAGGAGTCCTTGTAGGCATCCGCGTGGCAGGGCTCGTCCTTGTGGTTGCCGAACACGGGCGTCGTCCACGTGGAGTTGGTCTGCGCCTTGCCCTCGCTCCAGCCGGGCAGCCGGTTGTAGCCGAAGTAGTAGCGGGTGCCGTCGGGGGTGGTGATCCGCCAGTACTCGCCGTCGTCGTCGCCGTTGCCGCGTTCCTCGCTGTCGAGCTTGACGGCCTTGGTGCCGTCGTCGCTCTCCAGATGCCACTCGTCCTTCTTGTCGCCCTTGACCAGGGTGTTGCTCTGGCCGCCCAGGTTCAGGACCGCGTTGTCCTTCTTCCAGCACTGGTCACCGCTCTTGTCGGTGCCGTTGCCGTCCTTGTCGTCGTCCGAGCAGGAGACGTAGCGGCGCTCGATGTAGCCCGGCTCCATGCTCCAGCCGTCACCGATCCAGTTCGCCTGATTGTTGGTGGCGGCGGTGCGGCCGTCCACCGACTGCGAGCTGTAGCTCAGCCCCAGCTCAGGTTCGGTGCCCCCGGGTACTTCGGGGGTGTCGATGTCGTACGACCAGGTGAAGCCGCCGTTGGAACCGCCGGCGGACCAGGACGCGGACGGCGCGAGGGAGCTGGCCTTGAAGTCGCCCGCGGCGCCCGAGGCCGCAGCGGAGACGGCGAGCAGCACCGTGCCGTCCTGTGCGGCAAGGCCGGTCGCCGACCGCGTTCCCTGCGGGGCTTCGGTGACCGGAGCGGTCTTCTCCGGCGCCCCTTCGGGCTCGGCGGCGGGCAGCGTGACGGATGCCGAAAGGACGCTGCTCCCGGTGTTGTTGTCGGTGTCCAGGGCGCTGCCCGCCTCGCAGCCCTTCGTGCCGGGCGAGGTGAGCGCGCACTGCGGCAGTTGACGCAGGGTCAGACGTGAGGCCCAGTCACCGCCGAAGGCATGCCGGAAACCGGAGTAGTCGACGCGGACGTCCAGCGCGCCCCTCGCGCCCTCGACGGGTCGCACCGCGAGTAACACACCCTGGATGCCCAGGGAACGGGCCGCCTTCTGGTCAAGGACTTGAATCCGCGCCTTCGAGGGACCGGCTGTCTTCGCGGCCTCGGCGCCGGACGAGGGTCGCCCGACGCTGACCGGCAGCTTCCCGGGGGCGGCCTTCGCCCGTCCTGCCCCTGGCACGGCGACGGTGGCGGTGCCCGCCTTCGGCCACGCGCTCTTCGGGGCGGCCTGCCAGCGGTGCTCGGCCGTCCGGTCGGGCTTGGCGAGCCGCTGCTTCTTCACTGGGGAGGTCGGCACCGGGTCCGGGTTCTTCAGCCTTGCCAGCGTCAGTTCGGCCGCGGCGGCCACCGGACCGCCCAGCAGCCCGGCCACGAGGTAAGCCACCAGCGACGCGGCGATCCACCGCACGGCCCGCATCCGTCTGCTCACCGCACGATCGGTACGTCCGACCGTCCCTGCCCGAAAACCGGACACCATCCCACCCCACAGAAAGTCCACAATGATGAAGATCTAAGGAACCTAGCAGTTATGAAGGGGTGGTAATGATCGCTTTCGAGGATTTACTGATCCGTTATTTTCAGGCGCCATTTATGTATGTAATTCCCTCTTCTGTTCAGGTCTGGACCTGATTGGAACAGTCAACTTTGCGCCTACGGCCAGGATTTGAGTCAACATCAGGAGAAGTCGCATCCGGGTACAACCCTCCACTCGCTTCGAATGTCGGGCTTGCTGACACGCACGATCGACGTGCAGGATTTTGCGAAGGAAATGTAATGAGAGCCCATCAGAAGCGGCTGTCGAGAGCCGCGTACCGACGTCTCCCGCTGGCCGCCGCCACGGCCCTCGCACTGGCTGTGCCGCTCCTGGCGGCCACACCCGCCGCGACCGCCGTTCCCATGGACACCGCTGCGGCCCCGACGGACCAGGGGCACGCGGCCGATACGAGTGCCGAGCAAGGCAAGGCCCTCGCCGAAGCCGCAAGCACCGGCGAGCCGGTAGAGGTCGCCCCCCTGCGTACCGAGGCATCACAGGTGTTCGCCAACCCCTCCGGAACGTTCACCGAGGAGCGGTTCGCCACCGCCCAGTGGGTCCGCAAGGACCACAAGCTGGTCGACATCGACACCAGCCTGCACCGGGGTACGGACGGGTCCATCACCCCCGAGGCCACCACGGTGGGTCTGAAGTTCTCCGGGGGTGGCACCGGGCCGCTGGCCACCATCACCCGCGACGGCCGCAGCATCTCGCTGACCTGGCCCTCCGCACTGCCCGAGCCGACCATCGCGGAGAACACCGTCACCTACCCCGACGTCCTGCCCGACGTCGACCTGAAGCTGCGGGCGGGAGCATCCGGATTCGCCCAGCTCCTGGTGGTCAAGTCTGCCGAGGCCGCTGCCAATCCGGACCTGAAGACGATCACGTACGCCATGTCCAGCGACGGCGTGCGGGTCACCGCCGACGCGCACGGCAACCTCAGCGCTCGCAACGCAGGTGGTCAGGAGCTCTTCACCGCACCCACCCCACGGATGTGGGACAGCAGTACGAGCACACCGGCCGGCCTCAAGTCCAAGGCGGCCGCCGACGAGCCGGTCGGTCCCGGGGCGACGGACGAGTTCGAGCCGGGGCGGGGCGCCCAGCAGGCCGCGATGCCGGTCGAGATCAAGGACGACAGTCTGCGACTCACGCCGGACACGGGGCTGATGACCGGCAAGGACACCACCTACCCGGTGTACATCGACCCCTATGTGGAGGGCTCCCGCTACTCGTGGACGCTCGCCTACAAGAAGTACCCCAACAGCTCCTTCTACAACGGGGCGGGCTGGGGCGGCTCGGGTGAGTCCACCTCCACGGCGCGTGTCGGATACGAGAACGAGACCAACGGCCTGGGCCGTTCCTACTTCCGCATGAACACCAAGAACCTGTGGAGCACCAAGAAGCAGGTCATCAAGTCGACCTTCAGGATCAAGAACAGCTGGTCGTGGTCGTGCACCTCCAAGCCCGTCAACCTCTACCGCACCGCGAGCATCGGCTCGTCGACCACCTGGAACAACCAGCCGGACAAGCGGGAGAAGCTGGACACGGTCAATGACTCCAAGGGGTGGAGTTCCGACTGCCCGGCCGGCAACCTCGCGTTCGACACCACACGCGCCGCCAAGGACGCCGCGTCGGGCAAGTGGAACACCATGACCCTGCTACTGCAGGCCGACAACGAGTCGGACGAGTGGGGGTGGAAGAAGTTCTCCGCCAAGTCCGCGGTGCTCTCCACCGAGTACAACACCGTGCCCAACGCGCCCACCGGCCTGAACACCATTCCCAGCACGAAGAACAGCAAGGGCTGCGGTGACGTCGCCCCCTACGGCACGATCGGCAACACCGACGTCTATCTGACCGCCAAGGTCGGTGACAGGGACGGCGGCAGCGTCAAGGCGCAGTTCCACCTGTGGGCCACCGGACACCACGACGACGGCCCCAAGGTCTTCTTCGACAAGACCGTCTCTGCCACCTCGGGCACCGTCGCCAAGGTGAAGGTCCCCAAGTCCGTCCTCACCCCGCACCTCTCCACCGCCGGCGGCAACTTCTCCTGGAAGGCGCAGGCCGACGACGGTAGGGCGAGCTCCGACTGGAGTCCCTCGCTGGGTGAGGCGGGCTGCCGGTTCGTCTTCGACCCCAACCGGCCGAGCACCCCGCCGGGCATCGACTCCAGCCAGTTCCCCGAGGGCAGCGACGGCTGGCCTTCGACCACGGGCAGTGTGCGTACGCAGGGTTCCTTCGCCCTCTCCAGCGGGGGCGTGAGGGACGTGGCCAAGTACGAGTACTGGACCGACACCGACCCCACCGTGCGCGCCGTGACCCCCGGCAGCCCGGGCGGCAGCAGCACGGTGAAGCTGACCCCGACCACCGCGGGCAGCAACCACTTCTACGCCCGCAGCCTGGACAAGGCCGGGAACAAGTCCGATGCCGCCGACTACATCTTCTACGCCAACGGCCCCAAGGCGAGCGACAAGCCGGGCGACATCAACGGCGACGGCAACCCCGACCTGTGGGCGGTCGACAAGGACGGCACGCTGCGGCGGTACTACGGCGCAGGCGATGGCTCGGTCACCGAGGCCGCCACGACCGCGTCCGCTTTGACCTGGGGCGCCAAGCTCACCCACCGAGGCGACTGGACGGGCGACGCCTACGAGGACCTCATAGCCCTCGATCACGACGATGCGTCGAACACCGACCGCCTCTGGCTCCACCCCAACGACGGTTATGGATACGCCTGCACCAACTGCGAGGGTGACGACAGCGACCGGCAGGAACTCACCGTCTACGACGAGGCCAACCGCCACTGGAACGGCGCCGACCAGATTCTCGCCGTCGGTGACGTGGACGGGCCGCTCGACATCGACGACGACGGCGTACCCGACACCGCGGGATACCCGGACCTCCTCGTCAAGGAGGGCAGCCTGCTCTGGCTGTACTTCGGCGCGGCGGACAACCGGCTCGACACGGATCGTGAGCCGATCCTGATCGGCGCCGACGGCTGGAAGAACATGGACCTGTTCGCCCCCGGTGACACCAACGGCGACGGGCGCGTCGACCTGGGTGCGCGTGATCGCACCAACGGCGACCTCTACGTGTACCGGGGCACCAGCGACGATGGCGACGGTCTCGCCGACCACGCTGCGAAGCTCCGCACCGGCACCAACTTCGGCACCACCGCCGTCCCCCTGATCACCTCGCCGGGTGACGCGGACGGCAGCGGACGGGCCTTCGACCTCTGGTTCACCCGCAAGGACAACACTCTGTGGCGCTATCTGGACATCAGCAGTGGGCACAGCGTGATGTCCAAGGTCGGCGACGGCTGGGAGGGGTACAAGGCCATCAGCTGACCGAGCGGGATCAGTGACTCGGGGGATCCCGGGAACCGAGGACACACCGTGCGGCACGCCTCCCGGCGTGCCGCACGCACGTGTCTACTCGCCCCCCGTCCGCAACACCGTCCCCCTCCGCTCACACTCCATCAACGCCTCCACACTCGAAGCCACTTGAGAGCCGAGTTCCCTCTCCAGGAGCCACAGCGAGCCGTCGATGCCGGAGCTTACGCCGCCCGCGCAGACCAGGTTGCCGTCGTCGACCACGCGGACGGCGCGGACGTCCGCTCCCTGGGCCTTGAGGTAGTCCTGGGCGCGGTGATGCGTGGTGCAGGGGCGGTTGCCGATCAGTCCGGCCGCGTGCAGGACGATCACTCCGGTGCAGACGCCGAGCAGGGTCAGCGAGGGGCGTTCAGCTCGGCGCAGTTCGCGTGTCAGTACGCCCTTCTTGATCTCGGACCAGACGCCCGGCGACGCCTTGTCGCGGAAGCCGCCGCCGGGGACGACGATCACGTCCGCCGCCGAGGGGTCCCAGGCGCCCGGCACGGCGACGTCCGTGCCGAAGCTCGCCGTGAATCTGCCGGGGCGGCCGCTCGTGACGAGCAGCGGCTCGACCGGATGTCCCATCGAGGCCGCCGCCCCGAAGACCTCCAGGGGACCGAAGACGTCCAACTCCTCCGCGCCGTCGAACGTGACGATGTGCACGCGCAGCGGCCGCCGGGACCTTCGTCCGTCCGGTGCGGTCGCCGACGCGGTGCGTGTCGTCGCGCTCCAGGAGACGGCCGAAGCCCCCAGGCCCGCCGCCGACATCAACGCGCTCCGCCGCTTCATTCCTGACATGCCGTACGACTCCGTCCACCGGTTCCGTGCCGCCGAACCTCTGCGGCCTCACGTGGAGTTGGTCGGCTACGGGCGCGGTGGAGTTCCCGTCACCTCGCCGAAGCCATCCGCCGTACCGCCTCCGTCAGGATCTCCGGAGACGTGGCCAGGTTCAGACGCACGAAGCCCTCCCCGCCGGGGCCGAAGTCCGCGCCGCGGCTCAGGGCGACCCGGCCGTGCTTCAGGAACGCGGCCGCCGGGTCGTCACCCAGGCCGGTTTCCCGGCAGTCGAGCCAGGCGAGGTAGGTGGCATCGCCGGGGCGGTAGCGGACGGAGGGGAGGTGGGCGTGGAGCAGTTCGGCGAGGAGGCGGCGGTTCTCGTCCAGGCCGGTCAGCAGGGCGTCGAGCCAGGCGCCGCCGTCCCGCAGCGCCGCCGTGTGCGCGATGACGCCCAGGTGGCTCGGCCCGTGGCTGACCTCTTCGGGAAGCCGGGCCAGATCGTCGGCGGCATCGGGTCCCGCGACGGCGATGGCGGCCTTGAGCCCCGCCAGGTTCCACGCCTTGGACGCGGACATCAACGACAGACCGTTCTCGCCGCCCGGCACGCTCAGGTAGGGCACGAAGTGGGTCCC contains:
- a CDS encoding FG-GAP-like repeat-containing protein — its product is MRAHQKRLSRAAYRRLPLAAATALALAVPLLAATPAATAVPMDTAAAPTDQGHAADTSAEQGKALAEAASTGEPVEVAPLRTEASQVFANPSGTFTEERFATAQWVRKDHKLVDIDTSLHRGTDGSITPEATTVGLKFSGGGTGPLATITRDGRSISLTWPSALPEPTIAENTVTYPDVLPDVDLKLRAGASGFAQLLVVKSAEAAANPDLKTITYAMSSDGVRVTADAHGNLSARNAGGQELFTAPTPRMWDSSTSTPAGLKSKAAADEPVGPGATDEFEPGRGAQQAAMPVEIKDDSLRLTPDTGLMTGKDTTYPVYIDPYVEGSRYSWTLAYKKYPNSSFYNGAGWGGSGESTSTARVGYENETNGLGRSYFRMNTKNLWSTKKQVIKSTFRIKNSWSWSCTSKPVNLYRTASIGSSTTWNNQPDKREKLDTVNDSKGWSSDCPAGNLAFDTTRAAKDAASGKWNTMTLLLQADNESDEWGWKKFSAKSAVLSTEYNTVPNAPTGLNTIPSTKNSKGCGDVAPYGTIGNTDVYLTAKVGDRDGGSVKAQFHLWATGHHDDGPKVFFDKTVSATSGTVAKVKVPKSVLTPHLSTAGGNFSWKAQADDGRASSDWSPSLGEAGCRFVFDPNRPSTPPGIDSSQFPEGSDGWPSTTGSVRTQGSFALSSGGVRDVAKYEYWTDTDPTVRAVTPGSPGGSSTVKLTPTTAGSNHFYARSLDKAGNKSDAADYIFYANGPKASDKPGDINGDGNPDLWAVDKDGTLRRYYGAGDGSVTEAATTASALTWGAKLTHRGDWTGDAYEDLIALDHDDASNTDRLWLHPNDGYGYACTNCEGDDSDRQELTVYDEANRHWNGADQILAVGDVDGPLDIDDDGVPDTAGYPDLLVKEGSLLWLYFGAADNRLDTDREPILIGADGWKNMDLFAPGDTNGDGRVDLGARDRTNGDLYVYRGTSDDGDGLADHAAKLRTGTNFGTTAVPLITSPGDADGSGRAFDLWFTRKDNTLWRYLDISSGHSVMSKVGDGWEGYKAIS
- a CDS encoding RHS repeat domain-containing protein; its protein translation is MSRRMRAVRWIAASLVAYLVAGLLGGPVAAAAELTLARLKNPDPVPTSPVKKQRLAKPDRTAEHRWQAAPKSAWPKAGTATVAVPGAGRAKAAPGKLPVSVGRPSSGAEAAKTAGPSKARIQVLDQKAARSLGIQGVLLAVRPVEGARGALDVRVDYSGFRHAFGGDWASRLTLRQLPQCALTSPGTKGCEAGSALDTDNNTGSSVLSASVTLPAAEPEGAPEKTAPVTEAPQGTRSATGLAAQDGTVLLAVSAAASGAAGDFKASSLAPSASWSAGGSNGGFTWSYDIDTPEVPGGTEPELGLSYSSQSVDGRTAATNNQANWIGDGWSMEPGYIERRYVSCSDDDKDGNGTDKSGDQCWKKDNAVLNLGGQSNTLVKGDKKDEWHLESDDGTKAVKLDSEERGNGDDDGEYWRITTPDGTRYYFGYNRLPGWSEGKAQTNSTWTTPVFGNHKDEPCHADAYKDSWCQQAWRWNLDYVVDPHGDAMAYYWNTETNHYGRNVNPNTGDSTATSYDRGGYLDRVEYGLRSDTMYGRKAAAKVDFSVSERCLTDCGTFDKDHAKNWPDVPFDRYCKADEKCKDRYSPSFWTRKRLTKISTSVLTDGAYKPVDSWTLAHQFPATGDGTDPALWLSSITRTGHTGTGDVTLPAVTFKGQPLANRVEGATTGGKPDPVPPMVRWRVYGIDTESGGTIGVTYSDQDCKAGDVPSPSANKRRCYPVKWSPPDAPAADYEPYLDWFHTYVATQVLEADNTGDAPAKETDYTYLDGMAWAKEEDEFTKAKHLTYGDRKGYGRVQVRTGAPASDKQTLKEYRYFRGIDGAKVTDHQNDTVTDHQAFAGMTREEATYNGDGGKLETATSFEPWHGAATATDARGDLPDLMAYATGSKSEQTRTAVGDGWRTTRTERTFDEYGLPLTESDLGDLARSGDEECTTTSYARNAEDNLLTLVKEVKKVDVACDRTPSLPADLISTERHYYDDATSLDTPPTKGDVTRLDEQNDKGTGYLTTAAHGYDQHGRELTETDANGVKTSTTTYNPKTIEAPKSATVTNSLGHTTTTEYDPARGVATATVDANTKRTDAVHDGLGRVLKVWNPGWSKTDHATRPSVEYGYTISKSAANAVSTKTLQYDGSYATSYQLYDGLLRGRETQAPAIGTKNRVVTETLYDSRGFAWKTYAPYYAEGAPSAALVRGVVNKVPAATENLYDSMGRVTDAISRKFGDEKWRTKTLYGGDRTTVVPPKGGTATTTVTDAHGRTTERLQYTDAERTTSQKTRYEYGRFDEPEKVTDPAGNTWTYSFDGRGQQIESDDPDKGLVKTSYDKLGRTTSTTDERGVTLTTGYDDLGRKTKLAKGDTLLAKWTYDTVAKGQPTAEIRYVDGKEYSSATGSYNDLYQPLSSTFTVPDAAGATAGTYTWTFGYNDYTGQQEWIKHPAVGDLPGERQTTVYGEGNLPQKTTAGSITLVNSTSHDVFSRPARTEFGTLGKKVYKTEVYDEHTGLLSRQTTDRDTTPQRIDDTTYAYDPAGNVTGITTASGQGEGKSTDTQCFSNDALGQLSEAWTAKSDCASGPSTSTVGGPDAYWQSFAYDAIGNRTEQTDHNSGATTTYTQPEPKTGLPHAVKETTVKGGPDDGQKSAFKYDEAGNTTKRTIGDRVQDLTWDDEGHLATLTEGGKKTGYLYDADGDRMLAKDADGSQTLTLPGDNELKITKAGTKEGTRYYTHEGETVAVRTGKGFSFLLSDHQGTSMAAVAMTTLAITRRKQLPFGQTRSKDTEPLPGTRGFVGGTDDPTGLVHLGAREYDPALGRFLSVDPVIDVDDPAQMNAYSYAHNSPLTKSDPDGLRPMGPTDHGPSGDAAWGADRGMYAGYHYRNGRWVWKQTPRKGKVFRQRYTAYRSNPSHYLIDDRYAAERARASYIARAKAQAKARAEAKRKAEAERRKKDGIFGNIRKGNFGAAWDNATDKMDNTVGSVDWWKHKGVDIGVGAVATIGTSVCIATVACGAGLFVVGAGAVYVTGLGAHMAVASDEERRQGAGQYLFRTAVAEGKGIAMGTLFGRGAAGASFKGGNLGWSRWAVKGGHARINSIVTGPRQGGLPYLWKQSSLRWRK
- a CDS encoding DJ-1/PfpI family protein — translated: MSGMKRRSALMSAAGLGASAVSWSATTRTASATAPDGRRSRRPLRVHIVTFDGAEELDVFGPLEVFGAAASMGHPVEPLLVTSGRPGRFTASFGTDVAVPGAWDPSAADVIVVPGGGFRDKASPGVWSEIKKGVLTRELRRAERPSLTLLGVCTGVIVLHAAGLIGNRPCTTHHRAQDYLKAQGADVRAVRVVDDGNLVCAGGVSSGIDGSLWLLERELGSQVASSVEALMECERRGTVLRTGGE